In one Lolium rigidum isolate FL_2022 chromosome 3, APGP_CSIRO_Lrig_0.1, whole genome shotgun sequence genomic region, the following are encoded:
- the LOC124700674 gene encoding CASP-like protein 5C1, giving the protein MDRGERAGAGAVGSAGSLGLRVGQAVFSSAALMFMSVGVEFFSYTAFCFLVTIMGLVIPWSCALAIIDVYSVLVGHPLRMPGVVAIVVVGDWVLSILSLAAASSSAAVIDVLLEFHGSQCPPRLCERYQLSAMMAFLSWLLTAASSLFNLWCLASG; this is encoded by the exons ATGGACCGCGGGGAGAGGGCGGGCGCCGGCGCCGTCGGCAGCGCCGGCAGCCTCGGGCTCCGTGTCGGGCAGGCCGTCTTCTCGTCGGCGGCGCTCATGTTCATGTCCGTCGGCGTCGAGTTCTTCAGCTATACTGCCTTCTG CTTCCTGGTCACAATCATGGGCCTGGTGATCCCCTGGAGCTGCGCGCTCGCCATCATCGACGTGTACTCCGTACTCGTCGGGCACCCGCTCCGCATGCCTGGTGTCGTAgccatcgtcgtcgtcggagacTGG GTCCTGTCGATACTCTCGCTGGCGGCTGCCAGCTCGAGCGCCGCCGTCATCGACGTCCTCCTCGAGTTCCATGGATCACAATGCCCCCCGAGGCTGTGCGAGAGGTACCAGCTCTCCGCGATGATGGCGTTCCTGTCCTGGCTCCTTACGGCCGCTTCGTCCCTTTTCAACCTCTGGTGCCTCGCCTCCGGGTGA